From a region of the Patescibacteria group bacterium genome:
- a CDS encoding UDP-N-acetylglucosamine 1-carboxyvinyltransferase codes for MSKEHKQLGKIISSSREKRGITQRALGEMIGTTQSAVARMESGEQNLSTSMLSKLSRALNKELVSISTGAINLKIEGGKKLSGSIVTNTSKNGAVVLLCASLLNKNTTILRNMPRIEEVYRIIEVLQSIGVSVTWKDDDVEIKPPTKLTLSTINTRSAMKTRSILLFIGPMIHLFKSFKLPQSGGCRLGTRSVKPHFYALEKFGVRITTKADHHRIEHSRLKPSTIILYESGDTVTENAIMAASKIPGKTVIKYASANYQVQELCFFLEKLGVQIDGIGTTTLLIHGKKTIDIPVEYSLSEDPIDTMFFLTAAIVTKSMLTIKRCPIDFLELELLKLEKMGFKYKILKHYYALNGRTNLVDIKTYPSQLTALAEKITPRPYPGLNMDNLPFFAIIATQAKGQTLIHDWVYEKRAIHFSELDKLGADTMLADPHRIFITGPTKLRSAELVCPPALRPAAIILLGMLAAEGTSILRNIYTIERGYEDLANRLNGIGASVEVL; via the coding sequence ATGAGCAAGGAACACAAACAACTTGGAAAAATAATATCCTCTTCTCGGGAGAAGCGTGGTATCACTCAACGTGCCCTTGGAGAAATGATAGGCACGACTCAAAGTGCTGTTGCACGAATGGAAAGTGGAGAGCAAAATCTCAGTACCAGTATGCTTTCAAAATTAAGTCGCGCTCTCAATAAAGAGCTGGTTAGTATCTCTACCGGTGCAATAAATTTAAAAATAGAAGGCGGCAAAAAACTCTCAGGATCCATAGTTACCAACACTTCAAAAAACGGTGCGGTGGTGCTTTTATGTGCGTCATTGTTAAACAAAAACACTACTATCTTGCGAAATATGCCCCGCATTGAAGAGGTATATAGAATCATTGAAGTGCTGCAGAGTATTGGGGTATCCGTAACATGGAAAGATGATGATGTGGAAATCAAACCGCCTACAAAACTTACACTTTCGACTATCAATACACGTTCTGCAATGAAAACCAGAAGCATTCTGCTATTTATAGGTCCAATGATTCACCTTTTCAAATCATTTAAACTTCCTCAATCAGGAGGGTGCAGGCTCGGTACTCGATCGGTCAAACCTCACTTCTACGCACTGGAGAAGTTTGGAGTACGTATTACTACAAAAGCCGACCACCATCGTATTGAACACAGCCGTCTCAAACCAAGTACTATAATATTGTATGAATCCGGTGACACTGTAACCGAAAACGCAATAATGGCTGCGAGCAAAATACCCGGAAAGACAGTAATAAAGTACGCCTCGGCAAATTATCAAGTGCAGGAGTTGTGTTTCTTTCTTGAAAAACTGGGGGTTCAAATAGACGGAATCGGCACCACGACACTCTTAATTCACGGCAAGAAAACAATTGATATTCCTGTTGAATATTCACTGAGTGAAGACCCTATTGATACTATGTTTTTTCTTACAGCTGCGATTGTAACAAAGTCAATGCTTACCATTAAACGCTGCCCTATTGATTTTCTTGAGCTTGAACTTTTAAAACTTGAAAAGATGGGTTTCAAATACAAAATACTAAAGCACTACTACGCACTAAACGGCAGGACCAATCTTGTGGATATAAAAACATATCCGTCACAACTCACCGCCCTTGCTGAAAAAATAACTCCGAGACCATATCCCGGTCTTAATATGGACAACCTTCCCTTCTTTGCCATTATTGCAACACAAGCGAAAGGACAAACATTAATCCATGATTGGGTCTATGAAAAAAGGGCCATCCACTTTTCAGAACTTGATAAGCTCGGAGCTGATACTATGCTTGCCGATCCTCATAGAATTTTTATAACCGGCCCCACCAAACTAAGAAGTGCTGAACTTGTGTGTCCTCCCGCTTTGCGTCCAGCTGCTATTATTCTTCTCGGTATGCTCGCCGCTGAAGGAACCTCTATATTGCGAAATATATACACTATTGAGCGAGGGTATGAGGATCTTGCAAACCGACTAAATGGAATAGGCGCAAGTGTTGAAGTCCTATAG
- a CDS encoding rod shape-determining protein yields MSFFSPKLGIDLGTTYILVYVPGRGVVLSEPSVVAVSEQDNKILAIGSEAKEMIGRTPDNIIAYRPMKDGVIADYRVTEAMLRYYMKKALGKFRLFRPEVMISVPASVTSTERRAVIEAAIKAGAKSAYVVKEPILAAIGAGIPIQEAKGHMVVDVGGGTIDVAVISLGGIVSCASVKCAGNRIDRAIADYIKKTFNLAIGEEMAEKIKIRIGSAVPLEEELSMVIKGRDFLTGLPRSTEITTNEVVKAISRELREMIKAIRDVLQETPPELSADIIDKGIIMTGGSSQLRNFPELILRRIGVKAYLADDTAYCVAKGTGIALTHLDTYKKSIIAKK; encoded by the coding sequence ATGTCTTTTTTTTCACCAAAATTGGGGATAGATTTGGGCACCACATACATTCTGGTGTATGTGCCCGGCAGAGGAGTCGTACTCTCCGAACCGTCTGTTGTGGCAGTCTCAGAGCAAGACAATAAGATTCTTGCGATTGGCTCGGAAGCAAAGGAAATGATAGGAAGAACACCAGATAATATTATTGCGTACCGTCCCATGAAAGACGGAGTAATTGCCGACTACCGAGTTACCGAAGCAATGCTTCGATATTATATGAAAAAGGCACTCGGTAAATTTCGTTTATTTAGACCCGAGGTTATGATTTCAGTGCCAGCAAGTGTTACATCAACTGAACGGAGAGCGGTCATCGAAGCAGCGATAAAAGCAGGTGCAAAATCAGCGTATGTGGTCAAAGAACCAATACTGGCAGCGATTGGAGCTGGTATACCGATTCAAGAAGCAAAAGGACACATGGTGGTTGATGTTGGCGGGGGGACTATTGATGTGGCCGTTATTTCGCTCGGCGGAATTGTTTCGTGCGCCTCAGTCAAGTGTGCAGGCAACCGGATAGATCGTGCCATTGCCGATTATATAAAAAAGACATTCAATCTTGCCATTGGAGAGGAGATGGCTGAGAAGATAAAAATACGAATTGGGTCAGCGGTACCACTAGAAGAAGAACTTTCCATGGTTATAAAAGGAAGAGATTTTCTCACCGGATTGCCTCGTTCAACAGAAATTACGACTAACGAGGTTGTAAAAGCAATTTCACGTGAGTTGCGTGAAATGATAAAAGCAATTCGCGATGTACTTCAAGAAACCCCACCCGAACTCTCTGCCGATATTATTGATAAAGGAATCATCATGACCGGTGGCTCATCACAACTACGCAATTTCCCCGAACTTATACTGCGTCGCATTGGTGTAAAAGCGTATCTTGCCGATGACACCGCATATTGTGTTGCAAAAGGTACTGGGATAGCGCTTACACATCTTGATACCTATAAGAAAAGCATTATTGCAAAAAAATAA